The Pangasianodon hypophthalmus isolate fPanHyp1 chromosome 13, fPanHyp1.pri, whole genome shotgun sequence genome includes a window with the following:
- the tmem86b gene encoding lysoplasmalogenase: protein MDILETDAYDRRQRRNTSCILFLFLLPFFASAALYFYLWIPDSAPSILAAGVKAAPVLSLAFVVLSYIGGKSLLGVAGGLVMSAGGDICLIWPHLFLLGMACFALAHLLYSLSFLTSRYSSQSSSSCGLYFFYLLLWVASGGIYVYLLPFLQKSPEPEVFVPAVGGYALLIVLMATLAARTRRPLVLLGGLVFMVSDFTLALQHFKVVEHLDHGKHIVMTTYYLAQLLIAIGDVKATMAEQGEEFHKWKRS from the exons atGGACATCCTGGAGACGGACGCCTATGATAGGAGACAGCGCAGGAACacg TCCTgcattctgtttctttttctccttcctttctttGCTTCTGCAGCATTGTATTTCTACCTGTGGATCCCAGATTCTGCTCCGTCCATCCTGGCTGCAGGTGTGAAGGCAGCCCCCGTGCTCTCATTGGCTTTTGTGGTTCTGAGTTACATTGGGGGGAAGAGCCTGCTGGGCGTGGCTGGAGGGCTGGTGATGTCAGCAGGGGGAGACATCTGTCTCATCTGGCCACATCTTTTCCTCCtgg GAATGGCCTGCTTTGCTCTGGCCCACCTGCTGTactctctttccttccttacTTCACGTTATTCCTCTCAATCCTCTTCTTCCTGTGGCCTCTACTTCTTCTACCTCCTGCTCTGGGTAGCAAGTGGTGGAATTTACGTCTATCTCCTGCCCTTCCTCCAGAAGTCACCGGAGCCTGAGGTTTTTGTCCCGGCTGTTGGAGGTTACGCGCTTCTCATCGTTCTGATGGCGACGCTTGCGGCACGAACGAGGCGCCCTCTGGTTCTGCTAGGTGGCCTGGTCTTCATGGTGTCTGACTTCACCCTTGCGCTGCAGCATTTTAAAGTTGTTGAGCATCTGGATCATGGCAAGCATATTGTCATGACAACGTACTACCTGGCCCAGCTGCTGATCGCCATTGGTGACGTGAAGGCGACGATGGCAGAACAGGGCGAAGAGTTCCACAAATGGAAGAGGTCATAG